In a single window of the Oryctolagus cuniculus chromosome 2, mOryCun1.1, whole genome shotgun sequence genome:
- the SUPT7L gene encoding STAGA complex 65 subunit gamma — translation MLRYWGEIPMSSNQANRSSFDLLPREFRLVEVHDPPLHQPSANKPKPPTMLDVPSEPCSLTIHTIQLIQHNRRLRNLIATAQAQNQQQTEGVKTEESEPLPACPGSPPLPDDLLPLDCKNPNAPFQIRHSDPESDFYRGKGEPVTELSWHSCRQLLYQAVATILAHAGFECANESVLETLTDVAHEYCLKFTKLLRFAVDREARLGQTPFPDVMEQVFHEVGIGSVLSLQRFWQHRIKDYHTYMLQISKQLSEEYERIVNPEKATEDTKPVKIKEEPVSDIPFPVSEELEADLAAGDQSLPMGVLGAQSERFPSNLEVEASPQASSAEVNASPLWNLAHVKMEPQESEEGNVSGHGVLGSDVFEEPMSGMSEAGIPQSPDDSDSSYGSHSTDSLMGSSPVFNQRCKKKMRKM, via the exons ATGTTGaggtactggggagaaataccaATGTCGTCAAACCAGGCCAACAGAAGTTCCTTTGATTTGCTCCCCCGGGAGTTCCGTCTGGTGGAAGTCCATGACCCACCCCTGCACCAGCCCTCTGCCAACAAGCCCAAGCCCCCCACCATGCTGGACGTCCCCTCAGAGCCGTGCAGCCTCACCATTCACACCATTCAGCTGATCCAGCACAACCGACGTCTTCGAAACCTTAttgccacagctcaggcccagAATCAGCAGCAGACCGAAGGTGTAAAGACTGAGGAGAGTGAACCTCTTCCCGCCTGCCCAGGGTCACCTCCTCTCCCCGATgacctcctgcctttggactgtaAGAACCCCAATGCACCATTCCAGATCCGACACAGTGATCCAGAGAGTGACTTTTATCG GGGAAAAGGGGAACCTGTGACTGAACTCAGCTGGCATTCCTGCCGGCAGCTCCTCTACCAGGCAGTGGCCACGATCCTGGCCCACGCAGGCTTCGAGTGTGCTAATGAAAGTGTCTTGGAGACCCTCACTGATGTGGCGCACGAGTATTGCCTTAAGTTCACCAAGCTGCTGCGCTTTGCTGTGGATCGGGAGGCCCGCCTGGGACAGACTCCTTTCCCGGATGTTATGGAGCAGGTGTTCCACGAGGTGGGCATTGGCAGTGTGCTCTCCCTCCAGAGGTTCTGGCAGCACCGCATCAAGGACTATCACACTTACATGCTGCAG ATTAGTAAGCAGCTCTCCGAAGAATACGAAAGGATTGTCAATCCCGAGAAGGCCACTGAGGACACCAAACCTGTGAAGATCAAGGAGGAGCCCGTGAGCGACATCCCCTTTCCCGTCAGCGAGGAGCTGGAGGCTGATCTGGCTGCCGGGGACCAGTCCCTGCCCATGGGAGTCCTCGGAGCTCAGAGCGAGCGCTTCCCGTCCAACCTAGAGGTTGAAGCTTCGCCTCAGGCTTCCA GTGCAGAGGTAAATGCTTCTCCTCTTTGGAACCTGGCCCATGTGAAAATGGAGCCTCAAGAGAGTGAAGAAGGCAACGTCTCTGGGCATGGCGTGCTGGGCAGCGATGTCTTCGAGGAGCCCATGTCAGGCATGAGTGAAGCCGGGATCCCCCAGAGCCCTGATGACTCAGACAGCAGCTATGGTTCCCACTCCACGGACAGCCTCATGGGGTCCTCCCCTGTTTTCAACCAGCGCTGCAAGAAGAAGATGAGGAAAATGTGA
- the GPN1 gene encoding GPN-loop GTPase 1 isoform X2 produces MKFIEKAQNMSKYVLIDTPGQIEVFTWSASGTIITEALASSFPTVVIYVMDTSRSTNPVTFMSNMLYACSILYKTKLPFIVVMNKTDIIDHSFAVEWMQDFEAFQDALNQETTYVSNLTRSMSLVLDEFYSSLRVVGVSSVLGTGLDELFVHVTSAAEEYEREYRPEYERLKKSLASAQSQQQKEQLERLRKDMGSVALDTGAAKDSLSPVLEPSDLILTRGTLDEEDEEADSDTDDIDHRVTEESHEEPAFQNFMQESMAQYWKRNDK; encoded by the exons ATATGTCTTGATTGACACACCTGGACAGATTGAAGTATTCACCTGGTCAGCCTCTGGAACAATCATTACTGAGGCCCTG GCATCCTCATTTCCAACAGTTGTCATCTACGTGATGGACACATCGCGAAGTACTAACCCAGTGACCTTCATGTCCAACATGCTCTATGCCTGCAG CATCCTGTACAAAACCAAGCTGCCGTTCATTGTGGTCATGAATAAA ACTGACATCATTGATCACAGCTTTGCAGTGGAGTGGATGCAGGATTTTGAGGCTTTCCAAGATGCCTTGAATCAAGAGACTACATATGTCAGTAACCTGACTCGTTCAATGAGCCTGGTGCTAGATGAATTCTACAGCTCACTCCGG GTGGTGGGCGTCTCCTCTGTCCTGGGCACTGGCTTGGATGAACTCTTCGTGCACGTCACCAGTGCTGCTGAGGAGTATGAGAG GGAGTATCGTCCTGAATATGAGCGTCTAAAGAAATCATTG GCCAGTGCACAGAGCCAGCAGcaaaaggagcagctggaacgcCTTCGGAAAGATATGGGCTCTGTGGCCTTGGACACAGGAGCTGCCAAAG ACAGTCTGTCTCCTGTGCTGGAGCCTTCTGACTTGATTCTGACTCGAGGAACCTTGGATGAAGAGGATGAGGAAGCGGACAGTGATACTGATGACATTGACCACAGAG ttACAGAAGAAAGTCATGAAGAGCCAGCATTCCAGAATTTTATGCAAGAATCAATGGCACAGTACTGGAAGAGAAACGACAAATAG